The following DNA comes from Quercus robur chromosome 1, dhQueRobu3.1, whole genome shotgun sequence.
TTCTACCAAAAAAGTCGAAAAGTGCTACTTTGGAGCAATGCCTCATCGAGGGGTGGTGGGATACTACTCATACCTTCCATATTGCTGAGCGGGAGATGACGGTGACTCCCTATGACTTCCACTGCATGACTAGCCTTAGCTTTAAAGGGGCCATCATTAATTTGGATGGCGTGTTGGGCATCTAGCTGGGTCTTGACATGTTGGGGAGGAAGTACCCTACCGAGACCATCCGTTACTTTGACTTGGTGTCGAATTACATGCTTCTCCCACAAAGGACTATGAAGGAGGGCATCCGGATGGGTAGGGCTTTTCTCCTACATTTAATGAGAGCTTATCTCTTCATTAATGGtgggaaaatgatttccttaaGGTGGTTGACCCTTTTTCAATACTTTGCAGATGCATAGAGGGCCAACTAGGGGTAGACATGTCTTGCCTATCTTTACCCTATCCTCAACACTCTTAGTCGGGGCACCTTGCGGCATTTTGTGGGGCCTTGGAAGCTTCTTAAGGTTAGTTCTCTTTCCATCTCTTGTATTTTCAGTTGTAGCTTGTAGTCTTGTAAACTATATCATCTTACAAACTGTCATTTTGCAAACTGTACCATTTTACAAGTTGTACCATCTTGTATCTAACCTGTGGCTTGTGCTTCCTTTTACAGCTGTGGATTGTTAGGTATGGCCTCATAACTCTGGGCACCAATCTAAATTTGAGGGAATTCCCTCAAGTGAAGGCCCACCTTGCTAGGTTAATTTTTGATGAGGTAAGTTTAAGAGTtccagttttcatgcttcttcatgcatttcctTAGGATACTCTTCTTCTAACCATGTATCATTATAGGTCAACTAGACTCTATGGGCCAGCCAACCCTTTCTTGCTTCTCTGGATTTGGAAGCTGCTGCCATCATTGCTTTGAAGATTACCCGACCCTTCAAAGAAGCAAGCTTAAGGGCACTCTACTTGGCAGAAAGGGTACGATGTCAACTGGTGGGTAGAGATGACTTGCAGATTCTGATGGATCCTTCGGAGTTCACGCTTGCCCCACACTCCATGATCGATGCTGAGTACAACTCATAGAGGAGTAGCATTCCCTACACTGGGCGTCTCTTTGATGGATTGGACTATGAGAAATTCAGCAGCACCCACCTCATGCCTTCCCTTATTACTCAAGTATATGctcaatctcttcttcttcttttccttatcCTTTACCTTGTTTGGCATGGCTTCTAATGGTGGAAAACTGTAGCAGGAAGAGCCTGCTACTAGCGAGCCAATTGATCCTCCACATCTCCCTTAGACGGTTTATACTTACGACCATGATGGCTTTGCTTAGGAGTGCGCTGTGCCCTATAATCCCAATATTATGGGCTACCCTTTTCCTTCAAACACCAGGGCGGTGAGTTCTTCTTTCcctttattctttattctttttgctgTCTCTCCTTTTTTCTGGTCACTAACCCTTCTTTCTTCAAATTGCAACCCACCATCTAAGAGCATGAGGAAATGGTAAATCTCAAGCTGGAGGTGACCAACTATTCAAAGAGCTTGTACAGCCCTAGAGGGGCGACCTACCTGGGCAATGGTGGTGATGATGACGacgatgatgacgatgatgataaTGGTGGTGATGAGGAGGATTCGGAGGTGACTCTTAGCTACCAACCAAGGAAAAGGCAACACCATTGATTACCTACAGTCATACAACAcacatatttctttctttttgttgctttcattgttttttatttcttttagcaGACATTTAAACAAGATATATGGTTAATTGTATGTTTCCATACAATATTGCTTCTTTGATGCTTGAAATCTTGTGCTTGAAATATGCCTTAAATGATCCTTTAGGTCATAGGAAACCTAGGGATGCCTTAGAGTGGAAAACAAGGGAGAATGAGTTTCTGCCAAGTTCTGTGTGTATGTAGGGATGGGCCTGTTTACGCAACTTTGACTTCATTTACACAGGGTTGACCTTGCGTACATGGGCCATGAATCAAAGGAAACCCTAACCACCCTAATTAAGTATAAAAGTAGCTATTTGGGTCCCAAAACCCTCATCAACGTATTTTCAACTCAGAGAGCACTTTTCTGAGGTCCCCTAATGGCAAAAAACTCTCCACTCGATGTCTCGACTTGGATTAGGAGGCTTGGTACCGATTTAAAGGATTCCATCGCCCCCTATGGTCTTTCTTGTGTCTTTCAGTACCATCAAATAAGGATGGATGAACCCCTATTTCGTGCTGCTGCCAACTATTGGGTCCCTACTCGGCATGTTTTCCACTTCAATGGAGTAGAACTATGCCCCACTATCAAAGAATTTGGTGCCATTATGGGTGAACCAGAGATTGACAATCTTGTCTTCCCTACCATGGGTAGGGATCTCCCCTTTTTGTTGCAAGTTGTGTTAGGCGTCCCTTTTGCTACGACAAATAGGTGGTGCATCTTTGGTAAACTCAACCTTAGTTTGGTTTTTGCACACTTTTATGATTTCGCCATTCTTGTAGATGAGAGGCCACGTTCATACTTTCTTTGTGTCTTTTGCTAATGTGCTCTTGCAAGGTACTTCTTAGGCCAAAGGTCATATTGTGTGGACCTCTGGATGAGCATGGTGGTTTATGAACTGAAGAGAGGTAACGCAGTGGGCTTGATCTTGGCAGAAACCCTCAATGGTTTGGATGCCTTTCATATGAAGGAAGCAAGCTTCTTTGCGGgaaatcctcttcttcttcttcttcaggaataatccctaacttttgcctaggttcTCAACCTAGCAGGATCCCTCTAATTTTGCATGGATTGCCTTTCGGTTTTCAACCCATTGAGACACCTTATATCGTCTTtcattattatctatatatttttcacttaagctctctcttcttctttttttagcttttttctccctttttttgttttgttcccccctcccccccccccccttttttttggctATAAGAGAGGCTTTGGTTGCTTCAACCTCCTACCGTACCCCCTAGCACATACCACCCTAGGCATTTTAGGGACTGCTAGCTTCATCAAAATGACAAGAGCTTTAAGATGTACATGGAGCTTATGGGTCACATCAAGGAGACCGACATTCAGTGGGTCATGGAGTGGTGGCACATCTTAAGCATGGTTCACCATTGCTACAAGGACTACTGTGTGCCTTTAGTTGGACTTCGTTGTTGCTCATACTACTCCCCTTTTCGTATTTCAAGGAAATTTTGAGAGCATCAAGGAGCTCCTAGTGGTGAAGGTGCCTTCCACACCGAGGTGTTTACTAACAGGATCTTAGGTGGGCTTTGTGAGGCTTGGTCACGTCGTAGGGTGACTAAAGGCATTGTTCCTCCTTGATACATCTATCCCACTGTGAGGTAGAAGCAATGGTTGGAGGATGACATGAAGTGGATTTTGAGGGATGAGAAAGCTTACATGAAGACTAGCAAGAAAGCAAGGAGGGCTGAGTGACCACCTTGATATGCCCCATATTTTACTTTTCTGCACTTTATAAttctcatgtttttgtttttgaatttaataaagaatTGGAGTGTTCCAAATCCCCTATGAAAACAATCTTATTACCTTTTAATTTGAGCAATAAGAGAATCACTTTTTATTATCGTTGCTTATTGTCATCTCATtccttggttttttctttttcttttctttttcctttgccatGTAATTTTTACCCATGATGTCCCTTCAAGAATTTTCGCTATGCCTATGGTCTTTTcccctaacttttgcctagactACCCTTATGGATTTTTAATCTAGCGGGGTtcttttgccttaatttttgcctaggctgccctttttggttttcaacctagcaagctttttttctctctttttttttctttctttctttaaatgTTGTATTTCCGAAGTCTATCCATGTTAATTGGGTGAAGCATCTCTTCCCCATCCAAATCTGTGATCCTCATAGCACCTCCTGACATGATCTTCTTAATGATAAAAGGCCCAGACCACCTTGGCTTCATCTTTCCTCTAGGATCAAAAGTCTCATCTCTAAGCACCTTTAGGACCAAGTCCACTTTTTAAGGTTTCTTGGTTTAACTTTCCTGTTGAATGCTCTAGCAATCCTTTTATGGTACCCTTGTGCATGATATTGTGCCCTAGCCCTCTTCTCATCCAACAAAACCAATTGTTCATATCTCGCCTTAGCCCAATCCTTTTCTAGGACCTTGGTTTCCACAAATAACCTTAAAGATTGTATCTCCACCTCAATAGGAAGCACCGCCTCACTACCATAAACCAAAAAGTAAGGTGTTGCCCCAGTCGACGCATGGATAGAAGTTCTATAACCCTATAAGGCAAACGGAAGCTTCTCAGCCCAATCTTTGTATGTCACTACCATCTTGGCTAGGTTGTTCTTCACATTCTTATTAGCTACTTCTACAGCCTTATTAGCTTGTGGTCGATATGGTGAAGACTTGTGATGCTTAATGCTATATTCTTCCATGACTCTCCGAACTTCACCCCTAAAGCGGGAACCATTATCGGAGATGATCTCTTGGGGAACCCCAAACCAACATATGATATTGTTTTCTAAGAATCGAGCCATATGCTTAGCCTTCAATATCGAGTAGAAGGCTACTTCCACCAACTTGATGAAATAGTCAATTGCCACCAGGAAGTATTCATGCCCATTTGAAGCCTTAGGAGCTACCCTTCCGATCACATCTATGCCCCAAATCGAGAATGGCCATGGAGGAGTCATGCTATACAACTCACTAGGTGGTACATGGTTCAAGTTGGCGTGTGTCTAACCATCATGGCAACTCTTCACATAGTCCACACAATCGATCTCCATCGTATTCCAATAGTATCCCATCCTTAGGATTTTCTTGGCTAACATTCTCCCATTCATATGAGGGCCATAAATCCCTTGATGAACTTTTTCCATTATCATCTtggcttcttccttcttcaagcAACGAAGGTGTATACCATCGTAGGACTTTCTATAGAGTTGTCCTCCACATAGGATGTATTTTATTGCCATCATCCTATTGGAATGACGTTCTCTCTTGTCAGCACCATCTGGATATGCCCCCAGTTCCAAGAACTTCATGATGTCATAGTACCACGAAactgttaggattagtgccctaaaatcctattgtatgctatgtatgacattatgttatatgtaataaagttgttttattggacattatcatattgtatgtgatttagtcactgaagatataaatcacaagttttttgtaaactcaaaattttagttcgtagctggtgatgaaattgggcatttcatctgcgaagactataacatgtCAATGAAGATGATTTATCTTAATCATGGAAGTGAAGACTTCTAATTGAtatgttaatatgttttaagtgtataagacatattgaactggatcgatgtgagatttattattctattaacgactatcaaatgaataataaatctcatgactttCATTTACATAAACTCTCAATTCTAAGGGAATAGTGAGcccaatcatgaaatgtaggttgcTTTAATATATTAGGAGTGATATCTAAACATACGGTCAAAACCTCAATATGTTTGGCAACCACACGTAACGTTGAAGAAACACATATTCTCGAGATGGAAGTCATAGTCTCTttatagagatataaaatattcccttgagataagtttaatgggtttggttattcaaagtgttaggcctaaccactttagtaaagagttactaaattttatattttatgaaattagatttcataaaatatatatgaataacttAGAGGATTAAACCGGTACTCAAGGATCAAGATGTGGTAATCTTTAAAGTGGCAGTTATatattatgactttgtattcCTACGAATATTTTCATGAAGGggttaaatgtttaataaagtcttgggatataatttattaataaggcctagagtgcaattatatttatatagtgatattaaatataattaatggtaactttgggcttgtcaagagttgacagataagtccaaagcccattggagctagacctttatttgttccttttggtcccactccaagccacgcACTAAAGTCCAATTGGGCTGGCCCAAAAGGcaaacccaattagataatcagttatttatttaataagagttataaaataaagtaaCTGCCAAGTGTAGAAAAATATACATAtgattaaaaagagaaatattaaggtttttctcatgagacactTGGTTATTCTCTTGAAATAGTATGTAtagaactgattgagagaccataCATCTCGGGCACATTGTGGgattggagtgaagattgaaaGTCTTTCCAAGTTCAATCatcatttgttttgaatttcgcTGCACAAAGGTATGCCTTCTTATTCTTTGTCTCTAAATTTAGATGTTGCATGTTATCtcacatgaatgaagtagatccattTATATTCCACTGCAtgtttttgtatgagatacaaaactgTATTTTTCCATGTGTATTTccaacaaatggtatcagagcggtcTTCAATCTCATGTTTGTATAACATGTTGAATGAgttttagaatcaaagaaaattgttttcatgttttttgaaaattctgtagtaatttttttgcatagttTAGTTTTAGAACTATTGTTTGATAAAACTAatattgatgttatgatgttgtttaagtttgattttaACCATGCCATATTGAACTTTAAGACTATAGCATCAATGAATTCAATTTTGATCTCAATCTCATTCTGATGTGATCAGAGGACTATGTTTTGTTCATGTGAAGCCTAAAAAACGgttattagaaaaatatgaaaaaattcaGTTTCATGAGTTTCGACTGATCAAGAATtcatttcgatcgatcgaaaggaACCGATCGAGATTCATTTCAATTGATTGAATGTTCCTTTCCACCAATTGAATAAGAATCGAGAATCGATCAAGTCATCAAGAGACTTCATGAtgaatttcttcaattttttgatcaatcgagaattcctttcgatcgatcgaaaggaATCGAGAATCGATCGAGTCATCCAGAGACTTCAAAATGGATGTATTAAATATTTTGATCGATTGAGAAATACCTTCGACCGATCAAAAGTactgtttttgaaatttcactAAATGTTAGAACATAGATGAAATGCAAAGCTGTGTGTGATGAGATTACACATGTTTTCCAAATAAATTATAGTGGGAGAGAGATTCAAGGTTTGACTCTTACGGTCTCCATTACCAATTCATAATAGTGTGAAGTAGGCACCTTGTCTTGGCTTCGAGCCTCTCTCACAGAGGGTGTTTATTTCATAGTATTGCAAGATTGAACTTCCAGTTTTATAAGTGGTGTGAACAAAACCCTCGTCTTGGCCTCGAGCCTTACATTCCATGTGGAGAGTGTTTTGTATCATAGTACTACTAGATTTAACTTTTGTTGGTAGATGAAATGTGGTTACACATGACTCTAGGTAATGGTATACACTAGACTAAATATTATAGTATCCTTTATGCTGAGttcttactattattattttgaggCTAAATGAATAACGACATATTATTAGTGTTGGGTAAGAGTTATCAAGACAGCACTAGTAATGAAAGATATTTTCAATTAATCATAGTATTTAATGTTCTCTCTATGCTGTGGGATATTGAATATGGGATTGGGTTGTCGttgcatattttatattatggttttattaaggttCCATACTATATCTTTATATGGTAAATTGATAATGTCCAGTTTACatattatattcatgtttattattttcagatttaatcATGGCATCTTTTAGCCAACTTGTtactattcttaatcaaaacaaattgaCTGGATCCAACTATGTTGACTGGAAAAGAAACTAAAACATTGTTGTTACTGCTAAAGAGCACAAATTTGTGCTTAATCAACCATGTCTAAACTTTCCTTCATTAGATGCTCCTTCTGAGGAAAAACAACGATATGATCGTTGGCACAAATTTAATGAGATGGCTAAGTGCTACATCCTAGCATCTATTTCAAATGTTCTACAGCATCAAATGTAGGATATGGAACTAGCTTTAGACATAATGTTAAGTTCGAAGGAGCTGTTTGGTGAGCAAGGCTATTGAGCTAGGTAAGACAGTATGAGGCTTATCCTGAATACGAAAATGGCTCAAGGGACTCCAATCAAAGAGCATTGTCTTAAGATGATCTCTTATCTTAATACACTAGAGGTTTTAGGTGCCAACATTGATGGAGAATCCCAAGCGAATAAAATACTCCAATCCTTGCCAAAATCATTCAAAGAATTTAGacttaattataatatgaacaaaaagatttatacattgtctgaattaatgaatgaattagTGGCAGCAGAAGGCATCCTTGGGATAGCCAGTGTTGATACTAATATGGTTGAAGCTTCCTCTTCTGAGCCTAAGTCGAAAGGCAAGGGTGGTAAGAAGAAGGACTTCACCAAACAAGATGGTAAACAGCTTGCCTTAGGAGTTGCCaataagggaaagaaaaaggtAAAGGACTACACCCAAGGAAAATGTTTCCATTGTGGTGAGAAAGGTCATTGGGAGAGGAATTGTCTAAAATTCATAGCTGGCAAGAATAAAGGTGTGATGAGAtcattccttcttgaaatttGTTTAGTACATAATCCCACGGATTCCTGGTGTGTGGATTTAGGTTATACTAATCATATCTGCAATACTTTGCAAGGGTTCCAAGAAACCAGAAGGCAAAATGAAGAGgaattgtttcttactttggctTATGGGAGCAAAATTCTAGTTGTAGCTGTTAGAGTGTTTAATTTATACTTTGATTCTAGGGTTTTAATATTGGAAGATTGCTTATATGTACCTAATGTTTGtaggaatttaatttctgcaaCTTATTTAGGTAGACATGGATATTGTGTTATCCTGAGagacaatgttgtaataaagaaggaaaaagtgTTTATCTATTTTGGCAATATTAttgatggtctttatattatAACTCCAGATAAGCATGAATTGTACAATTCTAAATTAGATAATAATTCAcatgtaaaatcattaaagagaaagtttcatTCTACTAGTGATGCATATCTTTGGTATTTACGTTTGGGTTATATTAATTCAAATAGGATCCAAAGACTAGTGAAAGATGGGCTTTTAGAAACATTAGATTTTAATGAATTCACAGTCTGTGAATCCTACTTGGAAggtaaaatgacaaaaagaccTTTTATTACAAAAGGAAATAGAGCCAAAGATTTGCTAGAACGAGTACATTCAGATGTGTGTAGTCCAATGTCTATCCAAGCAAGAGGTGGCTATGAGtatttcattactttcactGATGATTACTCTAGA
Coding sequences within:
- the LOC126712410 gene encoding uncharacterized protein LOC126712410, yielding MNELVAAEGILGIASVDTNMVEASSSEPKSKGKGGKKKDFTKQDGKQLALGVANKGKKKVKDYTQGKCFHCGEKGHWERNCLKFIAGKNKGFQETRRQNEEELFLTLAYGSKILVVAKSEAFEKFKEFRAKVENQLGKRIKAIRSDRGGKYLLGDFKDYLTENGIITQLTALGTTQKMV